Below is a genomic region from Treponema sp. OMZ 798.
CTCGAATTTTCTTCTCATTTAGAATTTTATTGGAATATTTATGATGAAGAAAAAGAAATTTTAAAACTACCTGAAGAGTTGAGCAATGCTTTTTCAGGCAATCTGCACTTCGGCTTAAAACTCCTTCCAGCTTTTGAAGAGTCAAGAAAGGATTGGATTAAAATTTGCTATCCCGATTACGATAATCCGTATGATAGAATCTATCATAATAAACTCAGCTTTTATGAAGTGGGTAACGGGGATTTGCTTGCAATTGATCTGGAAAAAGAAAGTTATGGAAATATTGTTTATTTAAGCCATGATGGAGATGAGATGCATGGATATGTAATGGCTCATTCTTTTATAGAGCTTTTGGAAGAGTGGACAAAACTCGGCTGCGTTGGAGGTGAATGCTGGCAGTGGGAGGCTTTTACCAATAATAAAACCGGCCCGATTGACAGCGAATGTGCAAATGCAAAATTATGGTTAAGAACAATTGGGAAATAAATGATAAAAACAGGTAAACTTATGTTAAAAGCATATCCGTTAATATTGGAAAATACACAGTTTGTAAACCATGGTATAATCGGAATATATCCGCTAAAAGATAAAATAGCGGTTGTTCATTGTGCTTTCCGTCATGTTGATGAAGAGAAAAATAATGAAGAAAAGTGTTTACAAAGTTATATCTTGCTTGATATTTTTTCAAAAGATTTTACCAAACATAGCAAGACACATCTTATATATCATCAAGAAGGAATTTTTAGTAAAACGGATGCGGCCTGTTATATTGAAAGTGATAAATTCTTATTGAATACTAAAAAATATAAAGGCTTTGCGCCTTCCATAGCAAAGCTGATAGAAATATCCGATACTAATCTTATTGAACTCGAAGAATCACCTGAACCTATTGATAAAATATATAATGACAGTAAAACATATCATTTCGGCGAATACGAAATATATATGTTCTCAAAATCTATAATGGCATGCAGAAACATAAAATCAAAAGAAATAGTATGGAAACTGAAATTAGGTTCATATCTTTATACTGAAGTGAAAGAAGAAAAAAGTATATTGTATTTTGGAACGGCAGGAAACGGCGGAAAGTTTTTTGCGGTGAATATGCATGACGGCAGTCTTCTTTATAGTTATAAAACAGGCGGAACAGAAAACTTCATACAATATAAGAATTATATCTTACTTGCCGATATAAAAAATAAACCGATATTATTAAATAAAAAAAACGGCATGGAATTTAAAAAAATAGATTTCGGTAATTTTCAAATAACAGCATACCAACAAATGATTGTGATTGAAGATACATTATATGCTATAGCTTTTTCTGAAGATACGGTTTATGCAGTATGTGCGGATTTACTATAATTTAAAAAAAGCTAATTAAAAGATGCTGCATAAAAACAGCACAAATAATAAGGAGAATAAAATGCTTACACTGAAAGAACTAATCAAAAATCAAAAAGATTTTACGGAAGACTTCTTTGCGGAAGTATCGGATAAACTATGGGAAATCGGAGGAGTAGAAGAAATTAAAAATCAAACCGATGAGGATTTATTTCTTTTTCATATTGCCGTTAACATCATAGGAAATTGGAAGGGCGACGGTTGGTGGGAATTTATCTGCAATTACCCGCAGCTTATCCGTTATGTACCGGACACATTGGCGGCATTAAAATTATCCGATATGAAAACCGCCTTTGAAAACGTTATAAAATGTTTTCCTGAAAATACGGTCTTTGAAGATTCGGCTGTCTATGTCGATACGGTCAATTTTCTTCAAAATGTCAGATTCAAAATACGCGATGCATATTTAAACTCTATTCCCTCAGATAGAAGAAAAGAAATGTCCGAGGCTTTGCATAAAAGTATTGACGACCTTGAATCATTGACGGATAAACGCTGGGGATATGAGGCAATAAACGGCGGCTGGTCGGATGTGATTGATTTTATTAAAGAAAGAAAGGAACACATGTAATGAACTATATCGGAGAATTAACAACAGACGGTTATGGAATGGCGATTATTCCTACCGATTTACTTTCGGAATATTTAACTTTAAAAAAATGCAAGGCGAAAAAGCTTTTAAGCTACCTACAGAAGAATTTCGATCTTTTTCAGGAACTTGTAGAAAAGGCTAAACTGATTCCTTTTTACCGTATCAATGCTTTTGAATATCATATATTCGCTTCAATAAATGAAGAAACTGTCATCCCCGAAGGATTTAAAGAAGTGTGCAGATTTGAAAAACTTTATTTGGAAGTTGGAGAATTAAATAAAATTTGCTTTTCATGCTTCGATGATTTGAACTATGATTTTGAAAATATTAAAAAGCATATTATTGAGCGCACGGAATATATTAAAACCGGCCCTGAGGAAATTATTGAGCCTTA
It encodes:
- a CDS encoding SMI1/KNR4 family protein is translated as MYDQIVSRLKWYKQRVEELGGYTTELIIEKPAAEKEISELEKKLGCSLPKDFKKVLLEFSSHLEFYWNIYDEEKEILKLPEELSNAFSGNLHFGLKLLPAFEESRKDWIKICYPDYDNPYDRIYHNKLSFYEVGNGDLLAIDLEKESYGNIVYLSHDGDEMHGYVMAHSFIELLEEWTKLGCVGGECWQWEAFTNNKTGPIDSECANAKLWLRTIGK